In the Salvia miltiorrhiza cultivar Shanhuang (shh) chromosome 8, IMPLAD_Smil_shh, whole genome shotgun sequence genome, CCATGATGTCCCAGCACGGCTGCTGCGGCGGCGCCTCCGCCCTCCGCCTGGCCAAGGACGTGGCCGAGAACAACGCCGCCGCCCGGGTTTTAGTCGTCTGCTGCGAGTTCACCGCCATCTGCTTCCGCGGCCCGAACGAGGCCCGCATCGGGGACCTCGTCGGGCAGGCGATTTTcggcgacgccgccgccgccttgaTCGTCGGCGCCGACCCGGCGGCGGCGGAGCTGCCGCTCTTCCAGATCATGTCGGCGGCGCAGGCGACGATCCCGGGAAGCGGCGACTGCATCCGCGGCCGTATGCGGGAGGCCGGGCTTCTCATAGATCTCGCAAAAGGTATCCCGGGCCTGGTCTCGGATAACATCGAGGAGAGTTTGGAGCGGGCTTTCGGGCCGTGGGGGATCTCGGATTGGAACTCGATATTCTGGGTTGTGCATTCCGGTGGGCCCGCGATACTGAATCAGGTGGAGGCGAGGTTGGGCCTGAAGCCCGAGAGGCTGCGGCTGTCGCGCCACGTGTTGAGTGAGTACGGGAACGTGTCGAGCCCCTCCGTGCTGTTGGTCATGGATGAGATGAGGAAGGCCTCCGCCGACGAGGGGAGGAGCACCACCGGCGAGGGGGTGGAGTGGGGGGTGCTGCTCGGGTTCGGGCCGGGCATCACGGTGGAGACGGTGGTGCTGCGCAGCATTCCGATTGAATTATAAAGA is a window encoding:
- the LOC130999730 gene encoding chalcone synthase-like isoform X1; the encoded protein is MASVEEIRRARRAEGPATVLAIGTATPPNCVEQSTFPDYYFRVTNSEHKTELKEKFKRICENSMIKKRYMHLTEDLLKENPNIAAYSAPSLDARQEMAVVEVPKLGQEAAEKAIKEWGQPKSNITHLIFCTSTISVDMPGADYRLANLLGLCSSVTRTMMSQHGCCGGASALRLAKDVAENNAAARVLVVCCEFTAICFRGPNEARIGDLVGQAIFGDAAAALIVGADPAAAELPLFQIMSAAQATIPGSGDCIRGRMREAGLLIDLAKGIPGLVSDNIEESLERAFGPWGISDWNSIFWVVHSGGPAILNQVEARLGLKPERLRLSRHVLSEYGNVSSPSVLLVMDEMRKASADEGRSTTGEGVEWGVLLGFGPGITVETVVLRSIPIEL
- the LOC130999730 gene encoding chalcone synthase-like isoform X2; the encoded protein is MIKKRYMHLTEDLLKENPNIAAYSAPSLDARQEMAVVEVPKLGQEAAEKAIKEWGQPKSNITHLIFCTSTISVDMPGADYRLANLLGLCSSVTRTMMSQHGCCGGASALRLAKDVAENNAAARVLVVCCEFTAICFRGPNEARIGDLVGQAIFGDAAAALIVGADPAAAELPLFQIMSAAQATIPGSGDCIRGRMREAGLLIDLAKGIPGLVSDNIEESLERAFGPWGISDWNSIFWVVHSGGPAILNQVEARLGLKPERLRLSRHVLSEYGNVSSPSVLLVMDEMRKASADEGRSTTGEGVEWGVLLGFGPGITVETVVLRSIPIEL